A stretch of Corallococcus macrosporus DNA encodes these proteins:
- a CDS encoding alpha/beta hydrolase family protein, which produces MLLVSAALLAGGCSSSKKAEAPRTDHASLYGADAAYAVGVTQSLTYEDAVRHRTLKPLVWYPVAPGTPMDNRAPSDVFKPFYGAKDAPLSDARERWPVVLLSHGSGGSVMDLSWFGSNLAAHGFVVVGLNHPGNTYGDTSPEGFARAYERPQDFTVILDHLLKDPKWGPRVDPERIGASGHSMGGYTALALVGLNLNLEWIEKRCKTPGTREEIGCEGLRDVDYGRIDMKQARASYLDPRVKAAFAMAPGMAASFEARDTADIQKPVELVLAKGDELMPHEGHGMHLAGLLPPASTTTVVLDDAGHFTFLPECYPKGFDVIAMLCRDPVPGTRPASHARTNAEGVAFFRRTLDVR; this is translated from the coding sequence GTGCTCCTCGTCTCCGCGGCGCTGCTGGCGGGGGGCTGCTCCTCCTCGAAGAAGGCGGAGGCTCCGCGCACGGACCATGCGTCGCTCTACGGGGCGGACGCGGCCTACGCGGTGGGCGTCACGCAGTCGCTGACGTACGAGGACGCGGTCCGCCACCGCACGCTGAAGCCGCTGGTCTGGTACCCGGTGGCGCCCGGCACGCCGATGGACAACCGCGCGCCGTCGGACGTGTTCAAGCCCTTCTACGGCGCGAAGGACGCACCGCTGTCGGACGCGCGCGAGCGCTGGCCGGTGGTGCTGCTGTCGCACGGGAGCGGCGGCTCGGTGATGGACCTGTCCTGGTTCGGTTCGAACCTGGCGGCGCACGGCTTCGTCGTCGTGGGGCTGAACCACCCGGGCAACACCTACGGCGACACGAGCCCGGAGGGCTTCGCGCGCGCTTACGAGCGCCCCCAGGACTTCACCGTCATCCTGGACCACCTGCTGAAGGACCCGAAGTGGGGCCCGCGCGTGGATCCGGAGCGCATCGGCGCGTCGGGGCACTCCATGGGCGGCTACACGGCGCTGGCGCTGGTGGGGCTGAACCTCAACCTGGAGTGGATTGAAAAGCGCTGCAAGACGCCCGGCACCCGCGAGGAGATTGGCTGCGAGGGCCTGCGCGACGTGGACTACGGCCGCATCGACATGAAGCAGGCGCGAGCGTCGTACCTGGATCCGCGTGTGAAGGCCGCGTTCGCGATGGCGCCGGGCATGGCGGCCTCCTTCGAGGCGCGGGACACCGCCGACATCCAGAAGCCCGTGGAGCTGGTGCTCGCGAAGGGCGACGAGCTGATGCCGCACGAAGGGCACGGCATGCACCTGGCCGGGCTGCTGCCTCCTGCGTCCACGACGACAGTGGTCCTGGACGACGCGGGCCACTTCACCTTCCTGCCCGAGTGCTACCCGAAGGGCTTCGACGTCATCGCCATGCTGTGCCGGGACCCGGTACCCGGGACGCGGCCCGCGTCGCATGCGCGCACGAACGCGGAGGGCGTGGCGTTCTTCCGCCGCACGCTGGACGTGCGCTAG
- a CDS encoding PTS sugar transporter subunit IIA: MRIADFLSPQAVVADMQSRTKPEVLRELSATLARAHPNLREDRLVAVLQEREKLGSTGIGEGVAIPHGKLAGMDSLQAAFCVSRTGVDFESIDGKPTHLFFALVAPENSAGVHLKALARISRLFKNPRFRAAILEAPTAADIHALIVQEDARP, translated from the coding sequence TTGAGAATCGCCGATTTCCTCAGCCCCCAGGCGGTCGTCGCGGACATGCAGTCCCGCACGAAACCGGAGGTGCTGCGCGAGCTGAGTGCCACGTTGGCCCGGGCGCACCCGAATCTGCGCGAGGACCGGCTGGTGGCGGTGCTCCAGGAACGCGAGAAGCTGGGCAGCACGGGCATCGGGGAAGGCGTGGCCATCCCGCACGGCAAGCTGGCGGGCATGGACAGCCTCCAGGCGGCCTTCTGCGTGTCGCGCACCGGGGTGGACTTCGAGTCCATCGACGGCAAGCCCACGCACCTGTTCTTCGCGCTGGTGGCGCCGGAGAACAGCGCGGGGGTGCACCTGAAGGCGCTGGCGCGCATCTCGCGCCTCTTCAAGAACCCGCGCTTCCGGGCGGCCATCCTGGAGGCGCCCACGGCCGCGGACATCCACGCCCTCATCGTCCAGGAAGACGCTCGGCCCTGA
- the hpf gene encoding ribosome hibernation-promoting factor, HPF/YfiA family, which translates to MQLNITFRQFGASDSLKEYAREKVDRVNRLLDRAGEAHVVLSLERHLHHADITIHSGAWILRGREKSDDMYASIDLAMDKIERQLRRYRDKLKSHHGKEKVHHRQDLVNNLKVRHDVFEVHDGEEAAEPSSPAALQAAPAAEAPQKVTESGVARLVRTTHLAIQSLSVDDAVMQMNLMNNDFYVFQNQQSQALSIVYRRKEGGFGLIEPHLPEAPVAATGT; encoded by the coding sequence ATGCAGCTCAACATCACCTTCCGTCAGTTCGGAGCGTCGGATTCCCTGAAGGAGTACGCCCGTGAAAAGGTCGATCGGGTGAACCGACTGCTGGACCGGGCTGGTGAGGCCCACGTGGTGCTGTCGTTGGAGCGGCACCTGCACCACGCGGACATCACCATCCACTCCGGCGCCTGGATCCTCCGGGGGCGTGAGAAGAGCGATGACATGTACGCGTCCATCGACCTGGCGATGGACAAGATCGAGCGCCAGCTGCGCCGCTACCGCGACAAGCTCAAGTCGCACCACGGCAAGGAGAAGGTGCACCACCGCCAGGACCTGGTGAACAACCTCAAGGTCCGCCACGACGTCTTCGAGGTCCACGATGGGGAGGAGGCCGCCGAGCCGTCCTCGCCCGCCGCCCTCCAGGCCGCCCCCGCCGCCGAGGCCCCGCAGAAGGTGACCGAGTCGGGCGTCGCCCGCCTGGTGCGCACCACGCACCTGGCCATCCAGTCGCTGTCGGTGGATGACGCGGTGATGCAGATGAACTTGATGAACAACGACTTCTACGTGTTCCAGAACCAGCAGTCCCAGGCGCTGTCCATCGTCTACCGCCGCAAGGAGGGTGGGTTCGGCCTCATCGAACCGCACCTGCCCGAAGCGCCGGTGGCCGCCACCGGCACCTGA
- a CDS encoding SDR family oxidoreductase, translated as MARNPDPRTAGPKPPFPEQTQSAPGHEGAMSPEPDYGEQSYKGFGRLQDRVALVTGGDSGIGRAVCLAFAREGADVAFAYLNEGDDAGHTRRVIEGSGRQALALAGDMALEATCKRIVEDTVKKFGRIDVLVNNAAYQGKAVEKFEELDAERVERTFRVNILAMFHMVKYALPHMKPGATIINTASIQAYQPSAEILDYATTKGAIVAFTKGLSQELIGRGIRVNAVAPGPVWTPLIPQSFDGEKVKEFGKSSPTGRPAQPAELAPSYVFLACDESRFVNGDILGVTGGMLLA; from the coding sequence ATGGCCCGCAATCCCGACCCGCGCACCGCCGGACCCAAGCCGCCCTTCCCCGAGCAGACGCAGTCCGCGCCCGGCCACGAGGGGGCCATGTCCCCGGAGCCGGACTACGGCGAGCAGTCATACAAGGGCTTTGGCCGGCTGCAGGACCGCGTCGCGCTGGTGACCGGCGGCGACAGCGGCATTGGCCGCGCGGTGTGCCTGGCCTTCGCGCGTGAAGGCGCGGACGTGGCGTTCGCGTACCTCAACGAGGGCGACGACGCGGGCCACACCCGCCGCGTGATTGAAGGCTCCGGACGGCAGGCGCTGGCGCTGGCGGGTGACATGGCGCTGGAGGCCACCTGCAAGCGCATCGTCGAGGACACGGTGAAGAAGTTCGGCCGCATCGACGTGCTCGTGAACAACGCCGCCTACCAGGGCAAGGCGGTGGAGAAGTTCGAGGAGCTGGACGCGGAGCGCGTGGAGCGCACCTTCCGGGTCAACATCCTCGCGATGTTCCACATGGTGAAGTACGCGCTGCCGCACATGAAGCCGGGCGCGACCATCATCAACACCGCGTCCATCCAGGCGTATCAGCCCTCGGCGGAGATCCTCGACTACGCGACCACGAAGGGCGCCATCGTCGCCTTCACCAAGGGCCTGTCGCAGGAGCTCATCGGCCGGGGCATCCGGGTGAACGCCGTGGCGCCGGGCCCCGTGTGGACGCCGCTCATCCCGCAGTCCTTCGACGGGGAGAAGGTGAAGGAGTTCGGCAAGAGCTCGCCCACGGGCAGGCCCGCGCAGCCCGCGGAGCTGGCGCCCTCCTACGTGTTCCTCGCGTGCGACGAGTCCCGCTTCGTCAACGGCGACATCCTGGGCGTCACCGGAGGCATGTTGCTGGCGTGA
- a CDS encoding GNAT family N-acetyltransferase gives MDPVLPHDVGVPRRDPVPLVVPPVTLEGRTVRLEPLTLEHVPALAALCEPEVFTHFSRVLRTEADVADYVAGALKATAAGTERPFAIRERASGDVVGTTRYLDISRDYRTLEIGSTWLARRAWRTRVNTECKYLLLTHAFETLGVMRVQLKTDRRNVRSRAAIERLGATFEGILRNHMLVRGGVVRDSAYYGFIDTEWPGVKARLEGLLARE, from the coding sequence ATGGACCCCGTGCTCCCCCATGACGTCGGCGTTCCCCGCCGTGACCCCGTGCCGCTCGTCGTCCCGCCCGTCACCCTGGAGGGGCGGACGGTGCGGCTGGAGCCCCTGACCCTGGAGCACGTGCCCGCGCTCGCGGCGCTCTGCGAGCCGGAGGTCTTCACCCACTTCTCACGCGTGCTGCGCACGGAGGCGGACGTCGCGGACTACGTCGCCGGCGCGCTGAAGGCGACCGCCGCGGGCACGGAGCGGCCCTTCGCCATCCGTGAGCGGGCGAGCGGGGACGTGGTGGGCACCACGCGCTACCTGGACATCTCGCGCGACTACCGCACGCTGGAGATCGGCTCCACGTGGCTGGCGCGGCGGGCGTGGCGCACGCGGGTGAACACCGAGTGCAAGTACCTGCTGCTCACGCACGCCTTCGAGACGCTGGGCGTGATGCGCGTGCAGCTCAAGACCGACCGGCGCAACGTGCGCTCGCGCGCCGCCATCGAGCGGCTGGGCGCCACCTTCGAGGGCATCCTGCGCAATCACATGCTGGTGCGCGGCGGCGTGGTGCGGGACAGCGCGTACTACGGGTTCATCGACACCGAGTGGCCGGGCGTGAAGGCGCGGCTCGAAGGACTGCTGGCGCGGGAGTGA
- the rpoN gene encoding RNA polymerase factor sigma-54 yields MAMELKQSLKLAQQLVMTPQLQQAIKLLQLSRMELLDQVREEMEQNPLLEQPEEGMPGEVSEKEPGEASLEADNTEISRDVDLPSATPETAQEFKADGEGPPEIDWESYLNSYQFNEPTTASNKGNVATDDLPSFEANMVKKEDLVDHLQEQLGTLRLNEAERRVAVLILGNLDDDGYLKLPEIEGDPLIRLSNEADVPMHVAERTLRRIQNLEPRGCGARDLQECLLIQLQAMKDPNAALLGLIIKRHMKYLESKNLPAIAKDLKVTLEEVVAAAKLLPKLDPRPGRNFSGDDAQYITPDVFVYKLGDEDYTVVLNDDGLSKLRISGMYRNALKTGAVSPGQTKEFIQDKLRSAMWLIRSIHQRQRTIYKVTESIVKFQRDFLDKGISHLKPLILRDVAEDIGMHESTVSRVTTSKYVHTPQGIFELKYFFNSSIARVSGEDTASEAVKHHIKQLVSQEDPRNPYSDQKIVELLRSQGTEIARRTVAKYREVLGILPSSKRKKYF; encoded by the coding sequence ATGGCGATGGAACTCAAACAGAGCCTGAAGCTCGCGCAGCAGCTGGTGATGACGCCCCAGCTGCAGCAGGCCATCAAGCTCCTCCAGCTCTCGCGAATGGAGCTCCTGGACCAGGTCCGCGAGGAGATGGAGCAGAACCCCCTGCTGGAGCAGCCCGAGGAGGGCATGCCCGGCGAGGTGAGCGAGAAGGAGCCTGGCGAGGCCTCGCTCGAAGCGGACAACACGGAAATCTCGCGCGACGTGGACCTGCCGTCCGCGACGCCGGAGACCGCCCAGGAGTTCAAGGCGGACGGCGAGGGCCCCCCGGAGATCGACTGGGAGTCCTACCTCAACAGCTACCAGTTCAACGAGCCCACCACCGCCTCCAACAAGGGCAACGTGGCCACGGACGACCTGCCGTCGTTCGAAGCCAACATGGTGAAGAAGGAGGACCTGGTCGACCACCTCCAGGAGCAGCTGGGCACGCTGCGGCTCAACGAGGCCGAGCGCCGCGTGGCGGTGCTCATCCTGGGGAACCTGGACGACGACGGCTACCTCAAGCTGCCGGAGATTGAAGGCGACCCGCTCATCCGCCTGTCCAACGAGGCGGACGTGCCCATGCACGTGGCCGAGCGCACCCTGCGCCGCATCCAGAACCTGGAGCCCCGGGGCTGCGGCGCGCGCGACCTGCAGGAGTGCCTGCTCATCCAGCTGCAGGCGATGAAGGACCCGAACGCGGCGCTGCTGGGCCTCATCATCAAGCGCCACATGAAGTACCTGGAGAGCAAGAACCTCCCGGCCATCGCCAAGGACCTCAAGGTCACGTTGGAAGAGGTGGTCGCGGCGGCGAAGCTGCTCCCGAAGCTGGACCCTCGGCCGGGCCGCAACTTCAGCGGGGATGACGCGCAGTACATCACCCCCGACGTCTTCGTCTACAAGCTGGGGGACGAGGACTACACCGTGGTCCTCAACGACGACGGCCTGTCCAAGCTGCGCATCTCCGGCATGTACCGGAACGCGCTCAAGACGGGCGCGGTGAGCCCCGGGCAGACGAAGGAGTTCATCCAGGACAAGCTGCGCAGCGCGATGTGGCTCATCCGCTCCATCCACCAGCGGCAGCGGACCATCTACAAGGTCACCGAGAGCATCGTGAAGTTCCAGCGGGACTTCCTGGACAAGGGCATCTCGCACCTCAAGCCCCTCATCCTGCGCGACGTGGCGGAGGACATCGGCATGCACGAGTCCACCGTCAGCCGCGTCACCACGAGCAAGTACGTCCACACGCCGCAGGGCATCTTCGAGCTGAAGTACTTCTTCAACTCGTCCATCGCGCGCGTGTCCGGCGAGGACACGGCCAGCGAGGCCGTGAAGCACCACATCAAGCAGCTCGTGTCGCAGGAAGACCCGCGCAACCCGTACTCGGACCAGAAGATCGTGGAGCTCTTGCGCTCGCAGGGCACGGAGATCGCCCGCCGCACGGTGGCCAAGTACCGCGAGGTGCTGGGCATCCTCCCCAGCAGCAAGCGCAAGAAGTACTTCTAG
- the lptB gene encoding LPS export ABC transporter ATP-binding protein: MSGEKLFAEGLKKSFRKRQVVRDVSFNVAPGEVVGLLGPNGAGKTTSFNMVVGLVTPDAGRVRVGDEDLTHLPMHRRARRGVGYLPQEASVFRKLTVRENFLAVLELQKGLTAQDRKQRADTLLEEFGLSHVAESWGETLSGGERRRAEIARSLIPAPRFILFDEPFAGVDPINVGDLQRQIHLLRERGLGILITDHNVQDTLGICDRAYIIAQGQILEEGTPAQIAGSARARAVYLGDRFRLQAP, encoded by the coding sequence ATGAGCGGCGAGAAGCTGTTCGCCGAAGGGCTCAAGAAGTCCTTCCGCAAGCGCCAGGTGGTCCGCGACGTGTCCTTCAACGTCGCTCCGGGGGAGGTCGTGGGCCTGCTGGGCCCCAACGGCGCCGGCAAGACGACCAGCTTCAACATGGTCGTGGGGCTGGTGACGCCGGACGCGGGCCGGGTGCGCGTGGGCGACGAGGACCTCACCCACCTGCCCATGCACCGCCGCGCCCGCCGCGGCGTGGGCTACCTGCCGCAGGAGGCCTCCGTCTTCCGCAAGCTCACGGTGCGCGAGAACTTCCTCGCCGTGCTGGAGCTCCAGAAGGGACTCACCGCCCAGGACCGCAAGCAGCGCGCGGACACCCTCCTGGAGGAGTTCGGCCTCTCCCACGTCGCCGAGTCCTGGGGCGAGACGCTCTCCGGCGGCGAGCGGCGGCGCGCGGAGATTGCCCGCAGCCTCATCCCCGCCCCCCGCTTCATCCTCTTCGACGAGCCCTTCGCCGGCGTGGACCCCATCAACGTGGGCGACCTCCAGCGCCAGATTCACCTCCTGCGCGAGCGGGGCCTGGGCATCCTCATCACCGACCACAACGTCCAGGACACCCTGGGCATCTGTGACCGGGCGTACATCATCGCACAGGGGCAGATCCTCGAGGAGGGCACCCCCGCGCAGATCGCAGGGTCCGCCCGCGCGAGGGCCGTCTACCTGGGAGACCGGTTCCGTCTCCAGGCTCCGTGA
- a CDS encoding LptA/OstA family protein, with protein sequence MIEFLVMALFLAQPASPQAVAQATPAAPAAKPGASAPAAPAARPGAAAPATPAASTPAAPTPAPGASLAPTGLRNPVDLSADHVTGDRNQAVLTGNVVVKHQTMDIRCDKMTGYYNATRQVTRVVCAGNVRAVDGDRQARGERADYDVPSGVLVVTGSPEARQGNTYLTGTKVRLILGNERLEVENARILVDSPSTTAVPGTRKKAPAPKPPAGTTP encoded by the coding sequence GTGATTGAGTTCCTCGTGATGGCGCTGTTCCTGGCCCAGCCCGCGTCCCCGCAGGCCGTCGCGCAGGCCACCCCGGCCGCGCCCGCCGCGAAGCCCGGTGCCTCCGCGCCGGCTGCTCCCGCCGCCAGGCCCGGTGCCGCTGCCCCGGCCACTCCCGCCGCGAGCACTCCGGCCGCGCCCACGCCCGCGCCGGGCGCGTCCCTGGCGCCCACGGGCCTGCGCAACCCGGTGGACCTGTCCGCGGACCACGTCACCGGCGACCGCAACCAGGCGGTGCTCACCGGCAACGTGGTGGTGAAGCACCAGACCATGGACATCCGCTGCGACAAGATGACCGGCTACTACAACGCCACCCGCCAGGTGACGCGCGTGGTGTGCGCCGGCAACGTGCGCGCCGTGGACGGCGACCGGCAGGCCCGGGGCGAGCGCGCGGACTACGACGTGCCCTCGGGCGTGCTGGTGGTGACGGGCTCCCCGGAGGCCCGGCAGGGCAACACCTACCTCACCGGCACCAAGGTGCGCCTCATCCTGGGCAACGAGCGCCTGGAGGTGGAGAACGCCCGCATCCTCGTGGACTCCCCGTCCACCACCGCCGTCCCCGGCACCCGCAAGAAGGCCCCCGCGCCCAAGCCGCCGGCGGGCACGACGCCATGA
- the lptC gene encoding LPS export ABC transporter periplasmic protein LptC: MPRLLALSFLGLLATACAPRRPAPGAANEPRPDVVLEGARLRSYEGDALQVSGTASRVLYRRAGGEVQATDVVVRLPPGKSAQGSASSTPEGTTITAPNMDGSLASKTWVGTGGVVVRTGEGMVANTPRLTYNADSRRAHGEEGVTMKGPDYQMRADRFTLSAADQTFTFEGAVQAALGGATE; the protein is encoded by the coding sequence GTGCCGCGCCTGCTTGCCTTGAGCTTCCTGGGACTCCTCGCCACCGCCTGCGCGCCGCGCCGTCCGGCCCCGGGCGCCGCGAACGAGCCGCGCCCGGACGTGGTGCTGGAGGGCGCGCGCCTGCGCTCCTACGAAGGCGACGCGCTCCAGGTCTCCGGCACCGCCTCCCGCGTCCTCTACCGGCGCGCGGGCGGCGAGGTGCAGGCCACCGACGTCGTCGTGCGCCTGCCCCCCGGGAAGAGCGCCCAGGGCTCGGCCTCCTCCACGCCGGAGGGCACCACCATCACCGCGCCGAATATGGACGGCAGCCTCGCGTCCAAGACGTGGGTGGGCACCGGCGGCGTCGTCGTGCGGACGGGAGAGGGGATGGTGGCCAACACCCCCCGGCTTACCTACAACGCCGACTCGCGGCGGGCCCACGGCGAGGAGGGCGTGACGATGAAGGGCCCCGACTACCAGATGCGCGCGGACCGCTTCACGCTGTCCGCCGCGGACCAGACGTTCACCTTCGAGGGCGCGGTCCAAGCCGCGCTGGGTGGAGCGACGGAGTGA
- a CDS encoding lysophospholipid acyltransferase family protein has product MERPPLTKRLKRYLRYLLIAGMLRLLQFLPLGMARTLGMTLGGWAYAFAARERQKALKSLARAFPEKTGAERDALARDAFRHLAAAALEVASARALDAGLESLVSWPDEDRRVLEAALAKGKGVVFVSGHVGNWELLARRVARAGYPSQSIAKETSDPRLTALVEDFRAKGGVRSIWRGQEGAARAMLRALRSGEILGILIDQDTRVQSVFVPFFGELAATPRAAADLALRTGAAVVVGFCQRDGQGYRLTMEEVPPPDATEREAAVQALTAALSQRIEAAIRRAPEQWVWMHQRWKTRPPQDVPPALAGAPSAPAR; this is encoded by the coding sequence GTGGAGCGTCCCCCTTTAACAAAGCGCCTCAAGCGTTACCTGCGCTACCTGCTCATCGCCGGGATGTTGCGCCTGCTCCAGTTCCTGCCGCTGGGGATGGCCCGCACCCTGGGCATGACCCTGGGCGGCTGGGCCTACGCCTTCGCGGCCAGGGAGCGGCAGAAGGCCCTCAAGTCGCTGGCCCGGGCCTTTCCGGAGAAGACCGGGGCGGAGCGTGACGCGCTCGCCCGTGACGCCTTCCGCCACCTGGCCGCGGCCGCCCTGGAGGTGGCCTCCGCGCGTGCGCTGGACGCCGGGCTGGAGTCCCTGGTGTCCTGGCCGGACGAGGACCGCCGGGTGCTGGAGGCCGCGCTGGCGAAGGGGAAGGGCGTCGTCTTCGTGTCCGGCCACGTGGGCAACTGGGAGCTGCTCGCCCGGCGCGTGGCGAGGGCGGGCTACCCCAGCCAGAGCATCGCCAAGGAGACCAGCGACCCGCGCCTCACCGCGCTGGTGGAGGACTTCCGGGCGAAGGGCGGGGTGCGCAGCATCTGGCGCGGCCAGGAGGGCGCGGCCCGGGCCATGCTCCGCGCGCTGCGCAGCGGCGAAATCCTGGGCATCCTCATCGACCAGGACACCAGGGTGCAGTCCGTCTTCGTGCCCTTCTTCGGGGAGCTGGCGGCCACCCCGCGCGCGGCGGCGGACCTGGCGCTGCGCACCGGCGCGGCGGTGGTGGTGGGCTTCTGCCAGCGCGACGGGCAGGGCTACCGGCTCACCATGGAGGAGGTGCCGCCCCCGGACGCGACGGAGCGTGAAGCGGCCGTGCAGGCGCTCACCGCCGCGCTGTCGCAGCGCATCGAGGCGGCCATCCGCCGCGCCCCCGAACAGTGGGTGTGGATGCATCAGCGCTGGAAGACGCGTCCTCCCCAGGACGTTCCCCCGGCCCTTGCCGGCGCACCGTCCGCCCCGGCGCGGTGA